The proteins below come from a single Desulfitobacterium metallireducens DSM 15288 genomic window:
- the purF gene encoding amidophosphoribosyltransferase encodes MREPGDDKPKEECGVFGIYAPELEVARLTYYALYALQHRGQESAGIAVSDGRKIDGHKGMGLVSEVFTVHQLLKLTGKIAIGHVRYSTTGSSLLSNAQPLVVHYQQGMMALAHNGNLTNALELREELGKDGVVFQTTIDSEVIVKMIARYRRTNLEDALVKTMLDLQGAYALVITAEDKLIGVRDPYGLRPLCIGQVGGRYCIASESCALDTIGAEFVRDVKPGEIITIDEEGLHARQGLPAQKFAGCAFEYIYFARPDSTIDQINVTESRRQMGIELARECPIDADIVIPVPDSGMSAALGYSEESGIPFAQGLLKNRYVGRTFIQPTQEMREVAVRLKLNANAGVLKGKRVIMIDDSIVRGTTSSRLVDLVRKAGATEVHLLISSPPVTYPCYYGIDTAEREKLIAAQLDNEGIREFIGADSLHYLTPEGLIRALGGRSVCLACFSGDYPASVPSERSGKLNLEIY; translated from the coding sequence GTGCGGGAACCGGGAGATGACAAACCGAAGGAAGAGTGTGGAGTTTTCGGAATCTATGCACCTGAATTGGAAGTAGCCCGTCTCACATATTATGCACTATATGCATTGCAACACCGTGGGCAGGAAAGTGCTGGAATTGCCGTGTCTGATGGTCGTAAAATCGATGGGCATAAAGGGATGGGACTCGTCTCTGAAGTTTTTACAGTGCATCAGCTTTTGAAGTTGACAGGGAAAATAGCAATCGGTCATGTCCGTTATTCGACAACCGGTTCAAGTTTGCTTTCAAATGCTCAGCCACTCGTTGTTCATTACCAACAAGGGATGATGGCCTTAGCCCATAATGGTAATTTGACCAATGCACTTGAATTGCGCGAAGAGCTGGGAAAGGATGGCGTTGTTTTTCAGACAACCATTGACAGCGAAGTTATCGTTAAGATGATTGCTCGATATCGTCGGACTAATTTAGAAGATGCTCTAGTTAAAACCATGCTTGACCTGCAAGGCGCCTATGCTTTAGTGATCACTGCTGAAGATAAACTGATTGGCGTACGGGATCCGTATGGATTACGTCCCCTTTGTATTGGACAAGTGGGTGGAAGGTATTGCATTGCTTCAGAAAGTTGTGCTTTAGATACGATTGGGGCTGAGTTTGTCCGTGATGTAAAACCGGGTGAAATCATTACGATTGATGAAGAGGGCTTGCATGCTCGTCAAGGACTGCCTGCTCAAAAGTTTGCAGGGTGTGCGTTTGAATATATCTATTTCGCCCGACCGGACAGCACGATTGATCAGATTAATGTCACAGAAAGCCGGAGACAGATGGGTATCGAATTAGCGCGGGAGTGTCCAATTGATGCAGATATCGTCATTCCAGTTCCAGATTCAGGGATGTCGGCAGCGCTGGGGTATTCTGAAGAATCAGGGATTCCGTTTGCACAGGGACTTCTGAAAAATCGTTATGTCGGTCGGACCTTTATCCAACCTACTCAGGAAATGAGGGAAGTAGCCGTTCGTCTGAAATTAAATGCAAATGCAGGCGTTCTAAAGGGAAAAAGGGTCATCATGATTGACGACTCGATTGTCCGTGGAACCACGAGTTCAAGGCTTGTAGATTTGGTTCGCAAAGCGGGTGCTACTGAAGTCCATCTCTTGATCAGTTCTCCCCCAGTGACTTATCCTTGTTATTACGGAATTGATACAGCAGAGCGGGAAAAACTAATCGCCGCCCAGCTCGATAATGAAGGAATTAGAGAATTTATCGGAGCAGATTCTTTGCATTATCTAACTCCCGAGGGGTTGATCCGAGCTCTTGGAGGAAGATCTGTTTGCTTAGCGTGTTTTAGTGGAGATTATCCAGCCTCCGTTCCCTCCGAGAGGAGCGGCAAACTTAATTTAGAAATCTACTAA
- the purB gene encoding adenylosuccinate lyase, which produces MIERYTLPEMGQIWTDEHRLELWKKIEIAACEGWAQLGKIPLEAVEVIREKAAFSWERVQEIEEVTHHDVLAFLTNMAENIGEESKHVHLGLTSSDVLDTALSLQMVEATDILLQKMDKLEEAIGKRALEHKDTLMMGRTHGIHAEPITMGLKFALWYEEIKRQKKRLEFAREEIRVGKISGAVGTFANIEPAVEEWVCKSLDLNPAPISTQILQRDRHAFYMTTLAGVAATLDKMATEIRNLQRTDVHEVEEAFAKGQKGSSAMPHKKNPITAERICGLARVIRGNAQTALENVALWHERDISHSSAERVILPDSTIALDYMLQKMTKLIEGLRVFPEQMQANVDKVVGLIFSQRVMLSLVGKGMSRETAYAWVQRNAMKAWETKEPFKNLVSNDPEIEKYLTQQEIDELFDYSYHTKHVDTIFKRVGLL; this is translated from the coding sequence GTGATTGAACGCTATACACTCCCTGAAATGGGCCAAATTTGGACAGATGAACATCGCCTTGAGCTCTGGAAGAAAATCGAAATTGCGGCTTGTGAAGGTTGGGCGCAATTAGGAAAGATTCCGTTGGAAGCAGTTGAGGTTATCCGTGAAAAAGCTGCTTTTTCGTGGGAAAGAGTGCAGGAAATTGAAGAAGTAACACATCATGATGTCCTTGCTTTCTTGACCAATATGGCAGAGAACATTGGAGAAGAGTCAAAACACGTCCATCTTGGGCTGACGTCTTCTGATGTTTTAGATACTGCACTTTCCTTGCAAATGGTTGAAGCAACCGATATTTTACTTCAGAAAATGGACAAGCTTGAAGAAGCTATTGGCAAACGGGCTTTAGAACATAAGGACACGTTAATGATGGGACGGACGCATGGTATTCATGCAGAACCGATCACGATGGGACTTAAATTTGCACTCTGGTATGAGGAAATAAAACGGCAAAAGAAACGTCTGGAGTTTGCTCGGGAAGAGATTCGGGTGGGCAAAATATCTGGTGCGGTCGGTACGTTTGCTAACATCGAACCCGCAGTGGAAGAATGGGTTTGTAAATCACTTGACTTAAATCCAGCCCCGATATCCACACAAATTTTACAACGCGATCGGCATGCTTTTTATATGACGACCTTAGCTGGAGTTGCGGCTACTCTTGATAAAATGGCAACCGAAATTAGAAACCTGCAAAGGACTGACGTCCATGAGGTAGAAGAGGCTTTTGCTAAAGGTCAAAAAGGATCTTCGGCAATGCCCCATAAGAAAAATCCGATTACCGCTGAGCGTATATGTGGACTGGCACGGGTTATCCGCGGAAATGCGCAGACCGCGCTTGAAAATGTTGCCCTTTGGCATGAACGGGACATTTCCCACTCTTCAGCCGAACGGGTGATCCTCCCCGATAGTACGATTGCACTTGATTATATGCTTCAGAAGATGACAAAGTTGATTGAAGGATTGCGTGTATTCCCTGAACAAATGCAAGCCAATGTCGACAAAGTTGTCGGTCTCATTTTCTCCCAACGCGTTATGCTCTCACTTGTCGGCAAAGGTATGAGCAGGGAAACGGCATACGCTTGGGTGCAACGCAATGCTATGAAAGCTTGGGAAACGAAAGAACCCTTTAAAAACTTGGTTTCTAATGATCCAGAGATCGAGAAATACCTAACACAACAAGAAATCGATGAGCTGTTTGATTACTCTTATCATACGAAACATGTGGACACTATTTTTAAGCGCGTAGGGTTGCTGTAA
- the purC gene encoding phosphoribosylaminoimidazolesuccinocarboxamide synthase gives MEKREMLYEGKAKKVFITDQADQYLVEYKDDATAFNGEKKGQIEDKGVINNKLSTLLFKELEKVGVPTHFIELLNDREMLVKKLKMLPLEVVVRNITAGSLAKRLGTDEGVVLSRPVVELYYKDDALGDPFVNESHALAMGWANIEELKEVQTLGLKINEVLQKIMDQAGILLVDFKLEFGVADGKILLGDEISPDTCRFWDKDTKEKLDKDRFRRDLGQVEEAYIEVYRRVSGVLVQA, from the coding sequence ATGGAAAAACGCGAAATGTTATATGAGGGAAAAGCTAAAAAGGTTTTTATCACAGATCAAGCCGATCAATATCTCGTTGAATACAAGGATGACGCCACTGCATTTAATGGCGAGAAAAAAGGTCAAATCGAGGATAAAGGGGTTATCAATAATAAACTTTCTACTCTCTTATTTAAAGAATTGGAAAAGGTCGGCGTACCTACACATTTTATTGAGTTATTAAATGATCGTGAGATGCTTGTAAAGAAGCTTAAAATGTTGCCTTTAGAAGTTGTTGTCCGCAACATTACTGCGGGAAGTTTAGCTAAACGCTTGGGTACTGATGAAGGAGTGGTCCTTTCTCGTCCTGTTGTTGAACTTTATTATAAAGATGACGCGTTGGGAGACCCATTTGTAAATGAGTCTCATGCATTGGCGATGGGCTGGGCTAATATTGAGGAATTAAAGGAAGTTCAAACACTAGGCCTTAAAATTAATGAAGTGCTTCAAAAGATCATGGATCAAGCGGGGATTTTGTTGGTGGATTTCAAACTCGAATTTGGTGTCGCGGATGGAAAAATTCTTCTCGGTGATGAAATTTCTCCAGATACCTGCCGCTTCTGGGATAAAGATACGAAAGAGAAACTCGATAAAGACCGCTTTCGTCGTGATTTGGGTCAAGTCGAAGAAGCGTACATCGAAGTTTATCGCCGTGTGAGTGGGGTTCTCGTCCAAGCTTAA